Sequence from the Ostrea edulis chromosome 8, xbOstEdul1.1, whole genome shotgun sequence genome:
TGAATAaatttgtatatgtaataaTAGACAAACTGAATGTTCACGAAAAATGACATCTTTAAACTTGAAAGATAAAAGGTAATCCAgagtaatgatatataatttgcTAAGAAAGCCATCATGGTAACTCAAACTCTTGTAAATGCATCAAGCTTATCTAATCCGGACATGCTCAATAcagaaaaaaagtaaaaatgttTATGACAATATtccaaattttgtataaaagtGTATACCATTATTATGAATGGTATGGACTGCACAGTGTTGATATTGAATAGTATCAGATTAGAGTCTCCTTGTAGTCAAGATGTCTCTTTTCTTAGACCTATACAGGAAACAATAATCCAACTCTTACCTATCTTTGAATAAGTCCTTGACCTCTGCTATAACTGGATCATAACAGGCTTTTCTCTCCTCCTCCCCACTGGTGCTCCAGTCTCTGACAAACTGCTTCAAGGTCGTTTTGACCTTGTCCATGTCAAAGTTGGTGGGGGGCATCTGCTTGAGGTTTTCCTCTGGCTGTTTGAATAGTAATATACACACATCAACATAATCACATGACCTCTGCTGTAGGGATATGCTTCAAAGTATGtaacgttttttttttactgcacCATATGTAGTATGATATCATACTGTGTatggaagaccttaatgaaatTTGTACATCAGGACATCAGTTTGAGAGTTCAAACACAATTAAGTATTTATCATAGCAAGAGGCCTTTGCGTCTTAACTGACCCTGCCAAAAACCCTACAGTTATGATGTAAAAAACCTTCATCTACAAAAGGATGcatgatgtatttatatgttgtATCTTTGTAGTTCTTTAGAAAGATTCTTTCAGAGTTTTTCCAGATAGTTTGAACCCCTACTGAAGCTTTACTGTGACCAAATCCTAGTTCCTGGGGGCAATGTTGTGAACAGAATTGAGTGTCCACTACAATTAGGGGTGTGCAATTACCTACCATCACCCGACACCTGGCTAGGATttctcaaattttttttttaaaaaaacctcaagtttgagttttcttttatttgagcagtcaaaattttagtaaaatctcagacttatgTCCAAGTTTCGACTTTTAAGTTTTATTCCAGAAACCCAGGCCTGGAGCTACAGATTGTACAGACCTGTTAGCTGTCCTGTAAATCTAAACCAAAGTAAACAATTATTCCTTATACAACTGTCAAATATTACATCAACTGAGCTTACATGATTCAACTTTGTCACCAAATCAAGATCTGCAATGTGTTTAAACATATAAGCATTGCACATTGATAACAAGTCAGTTccatgaaaaacttgaaaaccGCTTAGATCCGTGCTTGCCTTGCtctcaattttgttttctttttaggatttacgagattgattactgtCTTCATTATCTTTACCCGTTTCTTTTCACCCAACAATTAGGAAGAGAAAACATTTGCTGACACAGAGGACACATGACCATTGTTAAACTTTGATGAAGAGAAAAGTGTCTTGTACTGTAAAAAGTATTCAGATATTGTGAAATCCAAAGGTccaaagaaaattttatattttcttgaaCTTGAGAGTGGTTCACATTATGTGCAGAAAAAGTCAAAAGCCGTGATTAAGCTGAATTATTCACCAATTGACCAGAAACTAccaaacaaattaataatgcAAGATATAAAACTGACCatttttacatattgatttcaacagctttttgtttatattgtattgTCAGAAGTTCACGGGCTAGTAACATGCAGACGATCTCCGGTTAgtagttaatttttttaattgcttGTACTGTACATGAatctcaaatacatgtacacgtattgATTTAACATTGCACCTTGTAGTTCTTGAGAAAGTTTTCTATTTTCTATAAATTCAATTTGGTATATtattgtaaaactttaaacactgATTGTGGCTTTGTCCTTAccttgtaaaactttaaacaccTATTGTGGTTTTGTCCTTACCTTGGGACTCACGGACTTAACACACCTGACTCttagtttataatgaaaatacaggCTATGTTCAATATTTCTTAATCATCTACTTTGGAATGGCCTTCATTTGTATAACTTCCATCTCCTATTTTTAAGGGTGCTTTGGGAAAAATTGGATAAAATCAATCTAACAGTTCTTACAAAAGAGTcaaaaaatgtaaaacgtaactaatagtgatgaaacgattgtcacCGACAATCAATTGTGACTTGTCGATCATTTTTTGCTCTTTGATTCTGATTCTATTTTCCATAATCAATTGTCGCCTGTACACTGGTTGATAATTAATCTGAGATTCTTCTGTTAACCCTGCCTACTGACTATTAACCCTGCCTACTGACTATTAACCCGCCTTCTGATTGTTAACTAATCCTTCTTAGAAATTGTTCTGATCGTTGATTATTCTGACTGTTAAACCCGCCTTCTGACTGTTAACTCCGCCTTTATATCACGAGATGTGTGGGGAGAGTCAAGagtggactccatattgaaaagtagGAATTCAGCAACACCAGCTATTGTCACTGCTTAGTCcaaaatatctgacgttttcctggcttttttatgattttgatatttactttgctggcacagtaaatatcaaaatcataaaaaaaaaacccaggaaaATGTCAGATATTTTGGACTAGTCGCTGCTTTGGCCCACCTTTTACATCTTTATTTTGCGGGTTTACTTTCCAAGATGCGAGGATTCATTTATCGAATGATTATTCTACACATCAATCATGAATAATTTGATGCTATTGCCATGTAAAAAGTTCTAACACTGACAAATGAAGCATCAACTCTTTGACTTAGGGTGCCTCCTTGCCATCTGATTTCTTTGCACATGACATCAGCacacaaatacaaaaaatttcaATCGCATCAAAGTAGTCATGATTAACTTGAAGAATACTCATTCGATAACTGAATCCTATCTATATCCATGAAATAAAGGTAGGCAAAACAGCAACATTAGCTGAAATCCCACTTTttaatatggagtccgctctgataTAAAAGCAGATTTAACACTCGGATGCATCTTTGCTTAGTTGATAACTTGATATGTATATACGCATGTCCCAACCCAGGGAAACCCAAGTCAGACgtctggattttttttcttaaatgtaaAGCCAATCTTGATTTGTGGCAAGAGAAAACAgttcaaaacatatttcaatttcctCGTTAGGCCTAATTGGCTAATATCTAGATGTGTGTATGTTGCACATATCCGGGCATAAAAcgaattaaaaaagaaataactctcaaaataataaacatttatcaactacatgtaaataccgattatacTGATCATTGATCGACACAGTTCTTACGATTATGACTGATTATCGAatatcgattatgaaatttttctaaatattcCACACTAAACTTTACTGAAAACTGTGACTGATCTCCTTTGCTCCTTCAGTACATGTAAACTAAACTGCCCAGCCCTTAAACCTTTGATTCCATGGTAATGAACTGAAAACTTACCATGaacataaacaataaatatgaaCATTTTCGAGAATTTGgtaattgtatattgtgtatctGTCAATCTGGCCCCTAGAAAAACTGTCCATGTAATCAATTTGTCCCACAAACTTTTGTCCATTTGTTCACTAAAATAGTCAAACCATCCCCTATTGGACTTCTGTAGGGTAAATAATCTTACTCAATCCATCCAAAATTTTGGCTAAATTAATGTTTGCAGGGTAAATAATCTTTGTCAATCTGTCCCAGTATTTGATTAAACTGTCCCATTACtgattatttaaaactgaaattaatcACGTATTTCAATTAATTGAACCTTCACAAAATTTTATCCAATCTATAATTCTAACATAGAAAATATTCTTGAATGACATTACGATCAATTTGGTACCCTCCCTGCATGCAGGACTATATACTCATTTTCTTAGCTCTGCTAAACACAATAAGAGTGCGAGGACACTCAGGTATTTTTGTTGAATGCTTAAACTCCTCTTCATAAAAGCTATTAAATCTTGGCTGAGACTGGGCTGGGtgggatatttggactgatgcctttaccaagtccttcataattcatgtctggaaatttacattcagAATCGGCCATTTCAAGCAATCAACACCGGTACatagaatcaccgaaattaccaaagAATTGACCGAAATTACCAATAAAGGGGCCGAAATTACCTCAGTGTATGTTCATCTATATACCATCTATAtcacacatcaaatttcatgaagattggTAATGATTTAAAGGAGTTACGGTCATTAAACCGATTAATGTGAAGCGTAAATTTATACAAGTTATTTCCCATGTTTTATATATCGTATTCATGGTattgatttatacaatataGTGTGATAAGTAGataaaataagatatttgtCCTCAATTTTACATTGCCATTTGGAACTTACTGGTTTAATATTTATAGTTCGCTTACCGAGTACCTGTCggtaaagggaagtaactcagATTCACACGTCACAATAATCGGTTTTATGGAAACaattccttcaaatcattaccaatcttcatgaaatttgatgtgtgacTAGATGGTATATAGATGAATATTGGTAATTTTGgtcatttctttggtaatttcaGTGATTAGcagtaattttggtgattctatgCACCCATCAACACTGCTATTcacttcaaataagtgatttgacttttaaactaactctctatcactgttaattttgcattgcttactgTCTAGGTATCAAAATCCCAAAATACaaagtcactaaattttccatTCAAATGAGGACGTACTtccagtcaaatcacttatttgaaccAAATAACAGTGTCAACTAAGTGCACATTTAaaattgctagaactggccgaatctgaatgtaaatttccagacataaTTGCTCCGAGACTCGGTGATTGTGTCAGTCCTAATATATCTAGCCCAGATTATCATTTAATACCTCCATATATTTAATACCACGTcccacagggttttgacacaatctgagtaTTGCCAAACCGAAGTTTGAGAGTTTGAAGAAAGCAACCAAGAATTTTTGGCTCCCTTCACATTATATATACTAAATATACCAGTTTGCTCaaattgtgtcaaaaccctgtacCATGACCTGCCATTAAATGATTTGTTGTTGGTTACgtttcaaatttttaattcTATAggttttcatttgaaataaacGAACCTTGACATCGGCTTCATGcgttttgttttcaaacatgtaCTCTGCGTCTTTGATGATGAGGCGAATGATTTCATAATTATGGCTGATACATGTTTGTATTGTCTTCAAATTGTCCAGAAAATGTGGGATATACTTCTGGTGTTGCTGTGGAATAccattaaaagatttttccgCCATGTACACTCGCCGCATGGAATGACTCCTGCATAACGTTGAATTTTAACATGATAAGTTTAGAAATTCTCAATATAAGATAAATTCTCATTATCATTATCACTCAGAATTATTAAAATTATAACCTGTAAAACTTAAAGGCGTTAAGAATCCTGATAAAATGCTCTCTTTCCGCTtgatcatcatcatcattgtcGTTCTTTTGAAAGTTTTCTACCTCGTCCACATCGTCCGCCATGCtgcttatattttcaaaatcgcGAACCCGACTAAAATATAAATCGGTAATGCGATCAATGTTACTAAAACTGATTTCAATGATAAttagttttaaaacaaatgatttttAGGTTTTGTTCCTTTACATAAAAGCATAGTAATCAATATATCCATGTTTAAAGGTGTTGGGCAAGTAATTTGATGCGAAATTGTGTGTCTAAGGTTATACCACATTGAACCCCATAAAACCCCaattaaaattatcaatttgttccCCACATATATACTcttaatatcaaagaaaaatgacTACAAATATACAAGTCCTATGTTGCAAAATTGCCTGTAAAATGGAGAAAACTGGTCCAATTGATCCTTGTGAAAATATGAGATTCATATTTCCATCTGGTGAATTTAAAGTGTATGGTAcaaattttcaagaaaatattcgtacatatttatatacatttatgcaTGAGAATATGTCATATGCTAAAATGATGTTGTCGGTGAAAAATGACTACAGGGACTATGCCAGAAGTATTGGATCTTGAGTGGAGAAAATATTTGGCTAAACAGGGAATCAATCCAAAGACCCCTGCATTacaagtcaggtgctctaaccagaGCTATCCACAGTCCGTACAGCACTAACTACTGCACAACATAGGTCACTCCGTCCTCAAAACCTGGTTAAACCATGCCCTAAAAAGACTGGCATTAAGTGAGCAATCTTGGTCATGAATCTGTCCCCCAAGTTTAGTTAACTTGTCCCCTGATTTTGAGATCGGACTGTCCTCATAccaattatttaaaaacttttgtTCATGAATTGCTAAAACTGTCCCCTGTCAATTGCTATGTAGGGTTTATGCATCATTTCGTCCTAAATACACCAACAAATTTCAGACAATCCATTCGTAAAATCTATTATACTATCTGCCCTAAGATTAAAATATAGCACTAGAAGAATGTCTTCTCTAACCATGTTGTGCTTGTTGAACTCTGAAGAATATAAATCTTAGGAGGATGAATTCAATATTGATTTAACATAGTGTGACATTGCATATGTAATAACTTTGTTTATCACCTAAAGGTGCAGTGTGAATGACACACCTACGTGTGGACACGCTCTGGCACTCACCAATCCCATCCCCAGCTATAAGTAAATAGCCTGgtagaatacccccccccccccctctctctggGTTTATGAGCTGCCACAACCTGGTCAGCAGAGCTAAGCAGCAGTCATCGACAGACTAATGATCTGGTGTCTGTAGCTACTGTGGCTTGACGGAGGATCTTTCGCTTAGAGGACAACGACAAGACACTTCGCCCAAATATGGGAACGGCGGAAACTCAAGGTGCCGTAAAGATTTGAGTTGGAATGGCAGCCAGGACAGGCGATTCCGTGGGGAAAAAAACACGTTCAAACTTTCTATGGCAGTATCATCTACAGAATCAACGATAGGCGGTGCTGATAGACTTCAGAGATCTGTCGGTAACGTCTCCGGCTTGGCCCCCTCTCAGGTGTGGGGGGCAGGGTCGGGCCATTGCGGCAAATCCAGCAAGTGCCTGAAGAGGTTTAGAGTGGGCTCTCTCAATGTGAACACCCTGAGAGGAAGAGTATGCGAGGTGATGGAAACACTCTCTCGCCGAAGAATTGATGTTGGTTGTGTGCAGGAAACCGGATACCGAGGTGGACAGTGTCGCACTATCAAGGGCAAGGATTCGAAGTACAAGCTCTTCTGGTCTGGAAATGACAATGGTATGGCTGGGATGGGAGTGTTCTTGGCTGAGGAGTGGATCGAGAAGGTTTTTGAGGTGCAGCGTGTCTCTGATAGGATCATCCTAGTGAAGCTTGTGGTCGGCCAGCGTGTGCTCAGTATTTTGTCAGTCTACGCACCTCAAAGCAGTCTCAATGATGTGCAAAATGACGTACTCAGTTTTACGACCAACTACGTGCAGTGACTGTCAAGATCCCGGCATCTGACTTCCTCATCCCATACGGAGATTGGAATGACCATGTTGGTAGTATTGGCACCGGATTCAGAGAAGTGCATGGTGGTCTAGGGTATGGCAGGCCAGATCCTGATACAGAAGGTGAGAGGATCTTGGACTATGCACAGGCTTTTGATCTCGTTGTCGGCAACACTTGCTTCAAGAAACGTGACAGCCACCTAGTGACATACGAGTCTGGAGGCGCAGCTACACAGATTGACTTCATCCTGTTTCGTAGGAACATGCGCAAACTTGTCACAGATGTGAAGGTAATCCCTGGTGAGGAACTTGCTCTACAACATCAGCTCCTAGTTTGTGACATATTGATTGACATGCCAACCAAAGCCAAGCACAAGTTCATACCTCGCCTAAAAGTCTGAAAACTCAAGGATCATGCAACTTGCAGATACTTCCAGGAAGCATTTGAATCGCATGTATCGGCCTCAGCAATGGGAGCCGAAGCCACTACCGAGGAAATCTTGACTAACATCAAAACAGGTTTACTGAAGACAACTGAGAAGGTGTGTGGCAAAACATGATCCCACCGATTGCGACGAGAAACTTGGTGGTGGACAAACCTTGTGGAACAGACCATCATAGCAAAAAGGTTAGCTTACAAAGCCTGGAAGTCCGGAAATGGCACAAGAGCAGAGTATGATGCGGCCAAGCGCACATCTAGACGAGCAGTTCATCATGCTCGCTATGAGGCAGAAAAGGAGATATACAAAAAACGTAGATACCAGGTCTTCAGAGGTGTACCGCCTTGCAAACCAGATGCGAAGGGAGAATGTTGATGTTGTGGGCGACAAACCAGTAAAGAATGATGCAGGTGAGATGTCATTGAACCAGGAAGCAAAGGAGAGAGCTTGGCTAAAGCACTATGAAAGGCTTCTAAATGTGGAATTTGAATGGGACCCTGAACACCTAACCGATGAATCACCAGTGGAAGGGCCACCTGCCCCAATCTCATTTGATATGATGAAAAAGGCCATCTCCAAGATGAAGTCGGGTAAAGCGGCAGGACCATTGGGAATAGTAGTGGAGATGATCAGAGCCGCAGGTGACACAGGTGTATCCATGATTGTCCGTGATGGCAAGGTCCCCGCTGACTGGGGGCAGAGTTTCGTTGTCTGCCTCTACAAGGGCAAGGGTGATGCTCTGGACAGGGGCAACTACCGGGGACTCAAACTGACAGAACAAGTCATGAAAGTCCTGGAGAGGATTGTGGACAGCCCCATTAGGCAGTTGGTGACAATTGATGACTCCCAGTTTGGCTTCGTCCCTCTCATAGATACAACTGACGCAATATTTGTTGTTCGGCAGTTGCAGGAAAAATATCTCGCAGTAAACAAACGGCTCTATATGGCGTTCGTGGACCACGAAAAGGCATTTGACCGTGTCCCTCGGAAAGTGATCTGGTGGGCACTGCGAAAACTTGGTGTGGAAGAGTGGATTGTGCGTCTGGTGCAGGGGATGTATGCCAATGCCTGTAGCTGTGTCCACGTTGGTGATGGCTACAGTGAGGAGTTTGCTGTGAGGGTCGGAGTCCATCAGGGGCCAGTACTCAACCCTCTGCTTTTCATCA
This genomic interval carries:
- the LOC125662874 gene encoding uncharacterized protein LOC125662874; its protein translation is MAVSSTESTIGGADRLQRSVGNVSGLAPSQVWGAGSGHCGKSSKCLKRFRVGSLNVNTLRGRVCEVMETLSRRRIDVGCVQETGYRGGQCRTIKGKDSKYKLFWSGNDNGMAGMGVFLAEEWIEKVFEVQRVSDRIILVKLVVGQRVLMTVKIPASDFLIPYGDWNDHVGSIGTGFREVHGGLGYGRPDPDTEGERILDYAQAFDLVVGNTCFKKRDSHLVTYESGGAATQIDFILFRRNMRKLVTDVKVIPGEELALQHQLLVCDILIDMPTKAKHKFIPRLKV